A window of the Gossypium hirsutum isolate 1008001.06 chromosome A03, Gossypium_hirsutum_v2.1, whole genome shotgun sequence genome harbors these coding sequences:
- the LOC107893708 gene encoding WD repeat-containing protein LWD1: MTATSDPNPEVSDEQQKRSEIYTYEAPWYIYAMNWSVRRDKKYRLAIASLLEQYPNRLQIVQLDDSNGEIRSDPNLSFDHPYPATKTIFIPDKDCQKPDLLATSSDFLRIWRISDDGSRVDLKSLLNGNKNSEFCGPLTSFDWNEAEPKRIGTSSIDTTCTIWDIEKETVDTQLIAHDKEVYDIAWGGVGVFASVSADGSVRVFDLRDKEHSTIIYESSEPDAPLVRLGWNKQDPRYMATIIMDSAKVVVLDIRFPTLPVVELRRHQASVNAVAWAPHSSCHICTAGDDSQALIWDLSSMGQPVEGGLDPILAYTAGAEIEQLQWSSSQPDWVAIAFSTKLQILRV; the protein is encoded by the coding sequence ATGACGGCCACCAGCGATCCGAACCCCGAAGTTTCCGACGAGCAGCAAAAACGATCGGAGATATACACATATGAAGCTCCCTGGTACATCTACGCTATGAATTGGAGCGTCCGCCGCGACAAAAAGTACCGACTCGCCATCGCCAGCCTCCTCGAGCAATACCCTAACCGTCTCCAGATTGTTCAACTCGACGACTCCAATGGCGAAATCCGGTCGGATCCCAACCTCTCCTTCGACCATCCCTATCCCGCTACTAAGACCATCTTCATTCCCGACAAGGATTGCCAGAAACCCGATCTTCTCGCTACCTCCTCCGATTTTCTCCGCATATGGCGGATCTCGGATGACGGTTCCCGCGTTGACCTCAAATCGCTCCTTAATGGCAATAAGAACAGTGAATTTTGCGGGCCTCTTACGTCTTTCGACTGGAACGAGGCGGAGCCGAAGCGAATCGGGACTTCCTCCATTGATACGACTTGCACTATTTGGGATATCGAGAAGGAAACAGTGGATACCCAGTTAATTGCCCACGATAAGGAGGTTTACGACATCGCTTGGGGCGGAGTTGGGGTTTTCGCTTCCGTCTCAGCCGACGGTTCCGTTAGGGTTTTCGATTTACGCGACAAGGAACATTCGACGATCATCTACGAGAGTTCGGAGCCGGACGCGCCGCTGGTGCGGTTGGGGTGGAACAAGCAGGACCCCAGATATATGGCGACCATTATAATGGATAGTGCCAAGGTGGTTGTTTTGGATATCCGTTTCCCGACGTTGCCGGTGGTTGAGTTGCGGAGACACCAGGCGAGCGTCAATGCCGTCGCTTGGGCTCCCCATAGTTCCTGCCACATTTGCACTGCCGGCGATGATTCTCAGGCGTTGATTTGGGATTTGTCTTCGATGGGTCAGCCTGTTGAAGGTGGGCTTGACCCTATTCTTGCATACACAGCTGGGGCCGAAATTGAACAGTTGCAATGGTCGTCGTCTCAGCCTGATTGGGTGGCCATTGCCTTCTCCACTAAGCTTCAGATTCTAAGGGTATGA